In the genome of Roseovarius sp. Pro17, the window TGAGAATGCTGGCGTTTTCAGCAATGATGACACGCTCACCCGCGACTTCCTCAAGGCGGCCGAGGCCGAGGGCGAAGGTGCATGGCGGATGCCGATGGGGCAAGCCTATGACGACGAATTAAAGAGCCAGATCGCCGATATGAAGAATGTCGGCGGGCGCCCCGGAGGCAGCATCACGGCCGCGCAGTTCCTCAAGCGGTTTGTGCAGGAGGACATGCCTTGGATGCATCTGGACATCGCCGGGGTTGCCTCGGTGAAATCCGATACCGCCTACGCGCCGAAGGGTGCAACCGGCTGGGGCGTAATGGCGCTGAACCGGCTTGTCGCGGACATGCTTGAGGGGGATTGATGGGCGCCGCCTATTTCTATCACCTGACGCGCGCGCCGCTCGAGGTCACCTTGGCCATGCTTTTGGACAAGGCGCGCGGCGCGGGCTGGCGAGTCGCTGTCAGAGGCGTTGATCCCGCGCAGATGGACAAGCTGGACGAGGCGCTATGGACGACGGGCGGCGATGAGTCGTTCCTGCCCCATGGCCGCGCGGGCCAGCCGTATGAGGCCGATCAGCCTATCCTGCTGACCACGCTGGCGGACATGCCCAATGGCGCAAGCTGCCTGATGACCGTCGCGGGTGCCGAGGTGGCGCCGGACGAGGTAAGCCGACTCGACCGGGTCTGCGTGATCTTTGACGGTAACGACGACGCTGCCGTCGCCCACGCGCGCACCCAGTGGAAGGCGCTGACCGATGCCGGCTGCACTGCGCAATACTGGTCCGAGGAGTCCGGTAAGTGGGAAAAGAAGGCCGAGAAGGAGGCTACCGGCTGACCATGGATTGGGACCGGGAACCTCCTTCGCGCGCTAGTCTTTGCGAAGCGGGATCTTGTCCTTGGTCATGTCATAGCTCCACGGCAGGTTGCTGTTTTTCCAGCCATCTTTCAGGCGCATCGGGCCGCGCGGGTCGTCCGTAAGCGTGCCGCCCTCGAACCCGTCGACAACCACATAGACTTGGCTAAGCCCCAGAGGCGCAAGCGCAGTGGCCGATGGCGCGCCGCGCGTGCCACCCGAGCGGCACATCACGATCACCGGCGCATCGTGGTCCAGGCCGCGCGCCTCGAGCGCCGCCGCGACACCTGCGGTAAAATCGGGATTCGAGCGCATGGCGAGGCGCGGCTTTTCCGGGTTCCAGGCGGCGGGGTCGACCAGCATGAAGGGCACATTGACGTCCACGACATCTGTCCAGCCGGTAAACATGATTTCGACCGGCTCGCGCACATCCACGAATAGCACGCCGTCGCCTTGCGCCTGTTTCATTTCGAACGCCTCGCGGGCGGTCAGGTAGAGGCCCCACTCGGTCTGGTGCTTGGGGTCTTGGGGCGCGTCTGCGGCCAAGCCGGGCGCGGCCAGACTGGCGGCGAGCAGGGCGACGGATAGCGTTTTGCGAAGCATGATATTTCCTTTAAACTGGGTCAGGTGCGATCAGAAAGACAGGACGCGGGCGTCCTTGGCCATCAGCCGCGCCGCCATATCGCCCGGCTTGGCCGCAGTGATGCCGTCCAGCAAAATGCCCGCATCGCCGCCCTTGCCGGGCAGGTATAGTGCGCAGACCTCGACCATACCTCCGGCCTCAATGATCTTTTGCATCAGGGCCTGCGGACTCATTCCCATTGGCGGCTGCGCGGTGGTCGCCGTATCGGGTGCGTCCTTGAGCGCGATATCACCGCCCGGACCGCAAAGCAGCATGTGTGCAGTCGCGCCCGCGCGTAGCGATTCCATGGTCAGCACCATGCCCATCAACTGGGTCTGTGGATTTTCGCTGGTAATGACTGTGACCAGATTGTTGTGCGCGTCCTGCGCATTGGCGGACAGGGCAGTCACGGACAGCGCCGTGGCGGTGCAGAGGGCGAGTGCGGGCAAAAGGCGCATGGGAGGTCTCCTTGGATAAAACGCGTCTGAGGATCACGCTAAGGAAGGCAGCGAACGCGGCATTGATTTCGGTCAACCCCATCCTGTGGTGAGATGACGCAGACGATCAGCGCTCCAGAACCAGCTTGCCACCTGTGATATGCACGCTTGTAAACCGCTCCAGATAGCCCATTCCCAGCAGAGATTCGCGTAGTTCGCCCGAATTGACCACGGCGCGCACTCCACGATCGCTGATGCTGCCGACGGTGAGGGTCTCCAGCCGCACCGGTGCGGTGCGCACGATGCCGTTGGCAGTGGTGGCCTGCCCGGTAAAGTTCAGATCATCGGGATGCAGCCCGGCTGCAATCGCATCCTCGCGACTGAGCACGATGTCGCTGGCCCCGGTATCGACAACAAAGCGCACGGGCGCGCCATTGACCTCGGCAGCGAGGTAGTAATGCCCGTCAGGCGCGCGGGGCAGTTCGATCCGGCCCTGATCGGCGCTGATGGATTGGCGCGGCGCGACGGTGGCGCGGATATCGTCCCAGAGGCCGATTGCCGCAATAACGCCGATGAATATCAGACCCCAGACCGCCGCGTGCTGCGCCGTCTTGCCCAGTGAATTGCGGTTGGCGGCAAAGAACCAGATCATAACCGCGCAGCCCAGCACGATCAGATAGATGAGGTTCGCAGTGTCGACAGTATCGCTCATGATACCAAGATAAGGTGCGCAGCGCACATGCGCCAGATCATCCGATCATGCCAGATCATCCGATCATGATAGTGTCGCGCAGTCCATCCAGCACAAATTGAACTGCCAGCGCGGCCAGCAACATGCCCAGAACGCGCGTAACCACGCTGATGCCGGTCTTGCCCAACGCGTGCTCCAGCATGCCCGCGCTCAGGAAAGACAGATAGACCATAAACATCACGAACAGCATCATGCCCAGCACCCAGGTCAAGCCCAAATAGCCTGAATGTTCGCCGGTCAGCAGGATGACGGTGGCAATGGCGCCGGGGCCTGCAATCAGCGGAATCGCCAATGGGAAAATTGACGGATCCTCGTGATCATCCTGCTCGACCTGGCCCTCGCGCCGCTTGGTGCGCCGTTCAAACAGCATGTCGAGCGCGGTCAGGAACAGCAGCACACCACCGGCGATGCGAAAGGCGGGCATGGAAATACCGATAAAACCCAGCACCGCCTCGCCGAACGCGCCGAACAGGCACAAGAGCGCGGCGGCCGTCAGGCACGAATGCAGCGCGATGGTGCGGCGCCTCGACGCTGGCATGCCACGCGTCATTGCCAGAAACAGCGGGACCAGCGCGAAGGGGTCCAGCACGATGAAAAGTGCGGCGAATGTCGTGATCAGCGTGGCGGTTTCCATGAGAGTCCTTTTCGGTGCTGGCCTTGCAATGCGACGTGGCTCAGGCCGTCGCGCGCTCCAGCTTTTCGAGTGCACGCATCCAGAGGGATTCGGCGCGGTCCTGAGCATTCATCACTTCGGAATACTTCTTTTGCCAGACCGTCGCCTCGTCCTTGTTGTCATCGTCATACATCGCGGGATCGGCCAGCTTTTTGGCTAGCCTGTCCGCCATTATGTTCAGTTTTTCAACGCGTTCCTCGCATTTCTTTGCTTCCTGCTTTAACGCAGTGATCGCATCGCGCGAGGGGCGTTTCGGCTTTTGATCCTTCACCTTCGGCGCAGGCTTGTCGCCCGCCAACAGCATGTCACGGTAGCTTTCCAGATCGCCCTCATATGGGGCGACACCGCCGTCCTTGACCAGCCACAGACGGTCGGCAACCAGGCTGAGCAGGTGCATGTCGTGACTGACGAGGATCACTGCGCCGGTATAGGCGGTCAGCGCCTCGACCAGTGCTTCGCGCGATTCGATATCCAGGTGGTTCGTCGGTTCGTCGAGGATCAGCAAATGGGGCGCATCGATGGTCGCCAGCATAAGGCTAAGCCGCGCCTTTTGTCCGCCCGACAGCTTGCCCACCAGCGTTTCGGCCTGCTCGGCGCCGATGCCAAATCCGCCAAGGCGCCCGCGTAGGCGCGATGGCGTCTCGCCGGGGCGCAGGCGACGGATATGGTCGATCGGCGTCTCGTCGACGTGCAGTTCCTCGACCTGGTGCTGTGCGAAAAAGCCGACGCGCAGCTTGGACGAGGTGGTCATCTTGCCGCCCATTAGATCAAGTTTTCCTGCTAACAGCTTGGAAAGGGTGGATTTCCCCTCACCGTTCTTACCGAGCAGCGCTATCCGATCATCCTGATCAATGCGCAGGTTCAGTCGCTGCAGGACTGCCTTGCCGTCATAGCCGACTGAACCACCCTCAATGTTGATGATCGGCGGAGACAGCTCCTCGGGCGAGGGGAAGGTGAACCGTTTGAGCGCGGCCTCTTGCGGGGTGGTGATCGGCTTCATCTTGGCGATCATCTTGAGGCGCGACTGGGCCTGAACGGCCTTGGACGCCTTGGCGCGGAAACGATCGACGAAGCTTTGCAGATGGGCGCGGCGCGCGTCCTGCTTTTTGGCCTCACTCTCCAACGCCGCCAACCGCGCGGCGCGGGTTTCGGCGAAGGTGTCGTAGGCGCCCTGATAAAGCGTCAGTTTCTTGTCTTCGAGATGCAGGATCGAGTTGACGGCACGGTTCAGCAGACCGCGGTCATGGCTGACGATCAGCACGGTATGCGGATAGCGCGCGAGGTAAGTTTCCAGCCACAGCGCACCTTCGAGGTCCAGATAGTTTGTCGGCTCATCAAGCAGCAACAAATCAGGCTGCGAGAACAGCACAGCAGCCAGCGCCACGCGCATCCGCCAACCGCCTGAAAACGCCGAACACGGCTGGCGCTGCGCCTTGTCGTCAAAACCCAGTCCCTTGAGGATCGAGGCCGCGCGCGCCTCGGCGCCCCATGCGTCGATATCCGAAAGGCGTGTTTGTACGTCGGCGATGCGGGTGGGATCGCTCGCTGTCTCGGCCTCGGCCAAGAGGTTAGCGCGCTCGGTATCGGCGGCCAGAACCGTGTCGATTAGCGACACCTCGTTGCCCGGCACTTCCTGAGATACGCCGCCGATACGGGCGCGCTGGGGCAGGGTGATCGCGCCACCCTCAAGCGCCAGCTCGCCCCGGATCAGGCGGAACAGCGTGGTCTTGCCCGTGCCGTTGCGACCCACGATGCCCACCTTGTGGCCATCCGGGATACTTGCCGAAGCGTTTTCAATCAGCGGGCGACCCGCGACGGAATAGGATATGTCATCAATGCGTAGCATACGTGTGCCATGCCTCAGCCAGCGGGCGGCGTCAATCGCACCTTTTCATGTAGCGGTCCTCATGCTATCGGGGCCGCAATTGCGCAGAGGCAGGGCATGGGGCCCGGCCCACGCACATCAACCAACAAGAGGCTAACATGGCAACCGAACGCACGCTGAGCATTATCAAACCCGACGCGACCAAACGCAACCTGACCGGCAAGATCAATGCCAAGTTCGAGGATGCCGGTCTGCGCATCGTCGCGCAAAAGCGGATCCACCTGACACCGGCGCAGGCCGGCAAGTTCTACGAAGTCCACGCCGAGCGTCCGTTTTACGGCGAACTGTGCGATTTCATGGCCTCGGGCCCCGTCGTCGTGCAGGTTCTGGAAGGCGAAGGCGCCATTGCCAAGAACCGCGAAGTCATGGGCGCGACAAACCCCAAGGATGCAGCCCCCGGCACAGTGCGCGCCGATTTCGCCGAAAGCGTTGGCGAGAACTCGGTCCACGGCTCGGACGCGCCCGAGACGGCCAAGGAAGAGATCGCGTATTTCTTTGCTGGGCTCGAACTGGTCGGCTGAACGCAACGATCTGCGGTCAGCGAGGCCGCTCGAACACACCGATTTCGGCAAGGGCCGCATCCAGAGGGGTGCGGCCTTTGTCCTTGTTTGCAGCCTTGATCGCATCGAAACGGGCGCGAAGCGCTGTCTTTTCCGCGCCTTGGCAATCATTCCACGGTCGTCCCTGCAGCCCCATGACCATCGCGTAATACCCGATGAAGTGTGGAACCGTACCGCTGGCGATCAGCCGCGCATAGGCCGCATCAGCGCCAAGTTCGCGTAACTCGGCTGCCGAGTGGATGCCTGCACGCGTGCAGGATGCCTCAACAGCAGGGCCGAGATTTCGGATCGATGATACGGCGTCATGCGGTTCGCTGGTCATCTAGCTAGCCTAGCGACGTAGTTTTGCGCGGGCCAGTGCAATGAGACGCTGCGCAATCAAATGCTGGCAAAGTCGTTGAACACCTGCCGCGAAATAACCTTGGGTTGCGGCTTGGTTTTGCGCGGAGGGGTGCGTTTGATCTGCTTTGGGGCGGATTCAAGGGATTTGGCTACGTGCGCCTTGGGCGCGGGCGTTGACTTAAGCATCGGTTTGCTCCTTCAAAAAGATCACGCCCCCAGATGACTCTTGAGCCTAGCAAGGAATCGGGGCGTGAATAAGGAGCAATTGGGACGAAACTGTGGCGGATACAAGCCCCAGAGGTCCGGATGTCTTGGGCATGGGCGGAACCACGCCCAAGACACTCTTAGGAAAGCATTTTTTCGACAATTTCGCCGAATGCCGACGGCGTGGGCACGATGTTCACTCCCGCCCCGGACAGGATCTCGACCTTTTCCTGCGCCGACTCTCCAAAGGCCGATACGATCGCGCCTGCATGGCCCATACGCCGCCCTTTGGGCGCCGACAGGCCGGCGATGTAGGCCGCGACAGGCTTGGTCATGTGATCGCGGATGTATTCGGCTGCTTCTGCCTCTTGGGGGCCACCGATTTCGCCGACCATGACGACGGCGTCGGTTTCTGGATCGTTCTCAAAAAGCTCCAGAATATCGCGGAAGGACGAGCCGTTGATCGGATCGCCCCCGATCCCGATAGAAGAGGACACGCCGATCCCACGCGCCTTCATCTGGCTGGCGGCCTCATAGCCCAAGGTGCCCGAACGCCCAACGATGCCGACGCGGCCTTCGAGGTAGATCGAGGGCGGCATAAGGCCCGCAAAGGCCTGCCCCGGCGTGATGATCCCGGCGCAGTTCGGACCGATCAGCCGCATCCTGCGCGCTTCCTTGTAGCGGCGCATATAACGTTTGACGCGGATCATATCCTGCGTCGGGATGCCGTCGGCGATGCAAACGCAGGTCTCGATGCCCGCATCCGCGGCCTCCATGATGGAATCCGCAGCAAAGGGGGGCGGCACAAAGCAAATGGCCAGCGTCGCGCCCGTTTCGGCCACAGCACCCTTGACGGTGTTGAACACCGGCAGCCCGCCATGCAGCACACCGCCCTTGCCGGGGGTGACGCCACCGACCACGTTGGTGCCGTAATCGCGCATTTCCTGCGCATGAAAGCTGCCGATGCGGCCTGTCAGGCCGGTGACCAGCACCTTGGATGTCTTGTCGATCAGAATTGCCATCAGACTGCCTCCGCGTTCTTGGATGATGCCGATTTCCATGCCGCGACCACTTTGTCCGCAGCTTCGGCCAGCGTTTCGGTGGTCGTGATGTCCAGCCCGCTGTCATTCAGCACCTTGCGACCTTCTTCGACATTGGTGCCGGACAGGCGCACGACGAGGGGCATGGTCAGTTTCAGTTCCTGAACCGCCCGCACGACGCCCTCTGCGATCCAGTCGCAGCGGTTGATCCCGGCAAAGATGTTGACGAGGATCGCCTCGACATTGGGATCGTTCAGCACCGCCTTGAACGACATCAACACGCGTTCAGGGCTGGCCCCGCCGCCCACGTCGAGAAAGTTGGCAGGCTCACCGCCCGCCATCTTGATCATATCGAGCGTCGCCATCGCGAGGCCCGCGCCGTTCACGATGCAGCCGATTTCGCCCTCAAGTCCGATATAGCTGAGACCCCGGTCGCTGGCATAGGTTTCGCGCGCGTCCTCTTGGCTCTTGTCGCGCAACTCCGAGATGTCGGGGTGACGGAACAGCGCGTTGTCGTCGAAGCTGAGTTTGGCATCCAGCGCGACGATTTCGCCTGCGCCGGTTACGACCAGCGGGTTGATTTCCAGCATGGATGCGTCCAGTTCGTCCATCGCCTTGTAACAGCCAACGATCTGCTTGACGGCCTGCGGGATCAGCGCAGAATCAAGCCCCAACTGAAATGCGATTTCGCGCGCCTGAAAGGCCTGCATCCCCACCGCCGGGTCGATGACCGCGCGAATGATGCTGTCCGGCTCGTCCGAGGAAATATCCTCGATCTCCATCCCGCCTTGGGCGGAGGCAACGACGACGACGCGCTCTTCGGTGCGGTCCATGACAAAGCCCAGATAGATTTCCTGAGCGATATCAGTCGCCTCTTCGATATAGAGGCGACCAACCAGCTTGCCTTGGGGGCCAGTCTGGTGCGTGACCAGCTTGCGGCCAAGCATCCATGCTGCGGCTTGCCAAATCTCGTCATCGCTGGAACAGATGCGCACGCCGCCCGCCTTGCCGCGCGCGCCGGAATGGATCTGTGCCTTGACGACGCATTTCTCACCCGACAGTTCCTGTGCCCGGTAGACGGCCTGTTCGGGGCTATAGGCAATGCCACCGCGCGGCACGTTGACGCCGAATTTCTTCAGCAGTTCCTTGGCTTGATATTCGTGAATATCCATTTGGTTTCCCTCAGCCCTTGGCTGCGATGGCATCGGCCACCGTCAGCACGTTCTGCGCCATGCGCTCGGAGGCGGCGTCGATCAGACGGCCATCAAGGTTCGCGGCACCCTTGCCCTGCTTTTCCGCCTCGCGCAGCGCTTCGATGATGCGGCGCGCGCGGGTCACTTCGGCCTCGGGAGGCGAGAAGGTCTCGTTCGCGAGCTTGATCTGGCTGGGGTGAATGGCCCATTTGCCTTCGATACCAAGGGCTGCGGCACGTTTCGCCGACGCGGTATAGCCCTCGGGATCGTTGAAATCACCGAACGGACCATCAATGGCGCGTAGGCCATAGGCACGGCAGGCGCCGTTCATGCGCGAGATGGCGTAGTGCCACTGATCGCCCGGATAATCGGGGTTGAGACCACCGATAACCACGGTACGGGCGCGGGTGAAAGCGGCGTAGTCGCCGACGCCGAAATGCATCGCCTCCAGACGGCCCGGTGCGGCGGCGATCGCCTCCACATTGGCCATACCGAGGGCGGTTTCGATCAATGCCTCCAGACCGATCTGATGCTTGAAACCCTTGGCCACTTCGATCTGGCTGAGCATAGTCTCGACACAATAAAGATCGCCGGGAACGCCGACCTTGGGGACCAGAACCGTGTGGATGTGCTGGCCGGCCTGTTCGACGATATCGACGACGTCGCGGTACATATAGTGCGTGTCGAGCCCGTTGATACGGATCGACATGGTCTTGCCTTTCCAGTCGATGTCATTCAGCGCCTGGATGATGTTCTTGCGCGCCTGCTCTTTGTCGGCGGGCGATACGGCGTCCTCAAGGTCGAGAAAGATATAGTCGACATCGCTGTTGGCGGCCTTTTCGAACATTTCGGTGTTCGAGCCGGGCACAGCCAGTTCGGATCGCTGAAGACGTTGCTTTTTCAGCGGGTGCAAAGTGTAGCTCATGTCGGTCCCTCCCTAGGATCACGTGGTTAGGAAAGGGTGCCGCAAACGCGGTTGGCCAAACACTTTCGCATGGGTAGCAAAGGTTGTTTCGGGTTGGGGCGGTCCGGCAAACGGGTAGGGCGGACTACCCGGCACGCGGTATTCGGAACACATCGGCACACCGGACGGTGCACCGGAAAGTGCAACAACATTTTAGTGCGAAATACGTAAACCATGCCCCGAGTTTCATCAGGGCATGGTTATGGCGCAGTTGGACTACGCTGGGCTGTGATCGAAGTTTACGCCTTGGCGGTGCGATAATGCTCTAGGGCTGCCGCTACGCCAGCGCCGGGGGTAATGCGCGCGCCGGCGTCCATCAGCGCCATTTCCGCGGCCGACAAAGCGCCGCACAGCATCACCGAGTTAAGCGAACCCAGATGCCCGATGCGGAATGCGCGCCCGGCCAGCTTGTTCAGACCGCTGCCCAGCGACGTGCGGTATTTGCCATAGGCGCCTGCGATCACGTCGCGGGCATCGACGCCTTCGGGTGTATAGATCGCCGAAACCGTGTCGGACGCCCATTCCGGCCCTCTGGCCACCAATTCGCATCCGTCCCACGCGGCGACAGCGCGGCGCACGCCCTCAGCAAGGAAGGTATGGCGCGCCCAGATTGCCTCCATCCCGTCGCCCAGCATCAGGTCGAGCGATACGCGCAATCCGCGCAACAATTGCGTCGGCGGGGTGTAGGGGAAATAGCCGGTATCGTTCAAGGCGATCATGTCCGCAAAATTGAAATAGGCGCGCGGCATCTTTTCCGAGTTCGAGGCATTAATGGCCAGCGCCTTGTCCGACGCACCCAGAAATCCAAGGCCCGCAGGCAGCATGAAGCCCTTTTGCGATCCGGCAACCGCCAGATCAACGCCCCATTTATCCATCTCGAATTCGATCGAACCGATCGCGCTGACGCCGTCGACAAAGAGCAGCGCAGGATGGTTCGCATCGTCCAACGCGCGGCGAACCGCGGCAACGTCAGAGCTGACGCCGGTCGCCGTTTCGTTATGGGTGGCAAAGACGGCCTTGATCTGGTGATCGGTGTCGGCGTTGAGCTTGGCGGCGTAATCCTCCACAGGCACGCCCTTGCCCCATTCCACCTCGCACAGATCGACCTCAAGGCCGAGACGTTCGGCCATCTCGACCCAGAGCAGTGAGAACTGGCCAAAGCGTGACATCAACACCCGGTCGCCCGCAGCGAGCGTATTGGTGATCGCCGATTCCCAAGCGCCTGTGCCCGAGGACGGAAAGATGAACACGCGGCCGTTTTTCAGGCGGAACGTCTTCTTGATATCGGTCAGAAGGCCGGTGACGAAATCGCCGAAATCGGGCGCGCGCATGTCCTCCATCGGGACGTTCATGGCGCGGCGCACCTCTTCGGGGACGTTGGTCGGGCCGGGGATGAATAGATGGGATGTGCCGTGCATGATGTTTCTCCTGTTGGCTGATCAATCTATCGGGCGGGGTCCATGAGGATGTAATGCCCGACTGCATGGCGCTGGCCGCGATCTGTCGCGCTGCGACGCCAAACGGGTAGGGTGGGGCTACCCGGCGGGGTGAAAAGCAGCGCGGCATACCGCGGCACACAGAAAAATCGTTCGAATTCATAGGTTTCCTGCTTTTCGGGCTGTAAAAACCCGTGACAAGCGAGCGCGCATGTGCAGCAATCACGGGATGAACGAACAACAAAACACAGACGCACGCGTCATCGTCGCGGACCGGCAGCTGATCGTGTGTCAGGGAATCGGATCGCTCGTGGGTCAGATTCCGGGGACTGAACTGGGCGCGTTCGCAACCGACCTGCCGGCGCTGCGCGCCTTGCTTGAGGCCGAGGAGGGGCGCGTGATCGTCATTCTGGGCGTGCGCCTTGCCGACTGTGATCTGGCCGCGGCGATGGAAATGATGCGGCGCGAGCATCCTGGCGCGCTGGTCGTCGTGGTCGCGGACGAGACGGAATTCGCGTTCATCCGCGCGGCGGTCAAGGCGGGGGCCAACTCGGTCTGCATGATGGCGCAGATACTGGTCAGCCTGCCCAAGATACTGGGCAAGCTGGTCGAGGGTCATTCCATCGTCCCGACCGAGATCCTGCGCCGCCTCGCGAACGAGACGACGGATACCCTGTCGCGGCGCGAACATGAGATATTGGGCCTGCTGGCGAACGGGCTGACCAATTTTCAGATCTCGGCCCGGTTGGGCCTGTCGGAGAATACGGTGAAATACTATCTCAAGGCGATTTACCAAAAGCTTGACGTGAATTCGCGCGGCGGTGCCATCGCGAAATACGTCGCCGGCAATTACTGAGGCCGCCGCGAGGGCGAGGCTATTGGTGAATACCCTCGCCCGTCATCTGGTGGCGTGACTTAAAGCGTTTCGCGAAAAACCTGAGTCACAGATTTTCGTGAAACGCGCGCAACATATCAGCGTCGCGCGCGTTTCGCCTTTATCCGATGCCTCAGTTGGAAGGATCTTTTCCTGCCAGGGGTTTCTTTTTCGTGCGCTTGGCCTCAGCTGCGGCCTTGGCTGGCTCATAGGTCTGGATCGCGATGGCCGGGCTGCAGCCGCGGGCGTTATAGCGGCTCACGAGGCCTTGATTGCGGCGCTGATAGGCGCGCGCCTCTTCGGCAGAGGCGCCTTTCAGATCCATAAAGAAGAGCGCGGGAAAGAACAGAATTGCGCCTGCCGCGCCTGCGACCACATTCTGCGTCTGCTTGTCGCGCTTTTCGTCGATCAGGCCGCGCACGGCTTGCGAATTGACATCAATCTCGCGCCGCAGCTCGGGGCAGGAGAGGCGCGCGTCGCCGTCCTGAATTTCGTTGACCGGATTTGGATCACGGCCAGCGCAGGCGGTAAGGGTCATCACGGCAAGCAGAGAGAGGGGCAGACAGCGTTTCATACAATATTATCCTAAGGTTACTCGTTACTCAGCATATGCCACCAGACGTTGCTATTTCGCTAAAGCGCGTACGCAAAGTGCAGCGCACAAAAGAAAAACGCCGCAGGGCATTCAAATGCTCGACGGCGTTTACTGAGATCGGGGCCGAACGTCTACGCCGATTGGCCCAAAATTATGCGCTGTGTCATCCGCGCCGTCTGCGTCGCCGTCCACCG includes:
- a CDS encoding MarC family protein → METATLITTFAALFIVLDPFALVPLFLAMTRGMPASRRRTIALHSCLTAAALLCLFGAFGEAVLGFIGISMPAFRIAGGVLLFLTALDMLFERRTKRREGQVEQDDHEDPSIFPLAIPLIAGPGAIATVILLTGEHSGYLGLTWVLGMMLFVMFMVYLSFLSAGMLEHALGKTGISVVTRVLGMLLAALAVQFVLDGLRDTIMIG
- the ndk gene encoding nucleoside-diphosphate kinase; the encoded protein is MATERTLSIIKPDATKRNLTGKINAKFEDAGLRIVAQKRIHLTPAQAGKFYEVHAERPFYGELCDFMASGPVVVQVLEGEGAIAKNREVMGATNPKDAAPGTVRADFAESVGENSVHGSDAPETAKEEIAYFFAGLELVG
- a CDS encoding CoA ester lyase, which encodes MSYTLHPLKKQRLQRSELAVPGSNTEMFEKAANSDVDYIFLDLEDAVSPADKEQARKNIIQALNDIDWKGKTMSIRINGLDTHYMYRDVVDIVEQAGQHIHTVLVPKVGVPGDLYCVETMLSQIEVAKGFKHQIGLEALIETALGMANVEAIAAAPGRLEAMHFGVGDYAAFTRARTVVIGGLNPDYPGDQWHYAISRMNGACRAYGLRAIDGPFGDFNDPEGYTASAKRAAALGIEGKWAIHPSQIKLANETFSPPEAEVTRARRIIEALREAEKQGKGAANLDGRLIDAASERMAQNVLTVADAIAAKG
- a CDS encoding malate--CoA ligase subunit beta, with amino-acid sequence MDIHEYQAKELLKKFGVNVPRGGIAYSPEQAVYRAQELSGEKCVVKAQIHSGARGKAGGVRICSSDDEIWQAAAWMLGRKLVTHQTGPQGKLVGRLYIEEATDIAQEIYLGFVMDRTEERVVVVASAQGGMEIEDISSDEPDSIIRAVIDPAVGMQAFQAREIAFQLGLDSALIPQAVKQIVGCYKAMDELDASMLEINPLVVTGAGEIVALDAKLSFDDNALFRHPDISELRDKSQEDARETYASDRGLSYIGLEGEIGCIVNGAGLAMATLDMIKMAGGEPANFLDVGGGASPERVLMSFKAVLNDPNVEAILVNIFAGINRCDWIAEGVVRAVQELKLTMPLVVRLSGTNVEEGRKVLNDSGLDITTTETLAEAADKVVAAWKSASSKNAEAV
- a CDS encoding rhodanese-like domain-containing protein produces the protein MLRKTLSVALLAASLAAPGLAADAPQDPKHQTEWGLYLTAREAFEMKQAQGDGVLFVDVREPVEIMFTGWTDVVDVNVPFMLVDPAAWNPEKPRLAMRSNPDFTAGVAAALEARGLDHDAPVIVMCRSGGTRGAPSATALAPLGLSQVYVVVDGFEGGTLTDDPRGPMRLKDGWKNSNLPWSYDMTKDKIPLRKD
- a CDS encoding TfoX/Sxy family protein, translating into MTSEPHDAVSSIRNLGPAVEASCTRAGIHSAAELRELGADAAYARLIASGTVPHFIGYYAMVMGLQGRPWNDCQGAEKTALRARFDAIKAANKDKGRTPLDAALAEIGVFERPR
- a CDS encoding retropepsin-like aspartic protease family protein; translation: MSDTVDTANLIYLIVLGCAVMIWFFAANRNSLGKTAQHAAVWGLIFIGVIAAIGLWDDIRATVAPRQSISADQGRIELPRAPDGHYYLAAEVNGAPVRFVVDTGASDIVLSREDAIAAGLHPDDLNFTGQATTANGIVRTAPVRLETLTVGSISDRGVRAVVNSGELRESLLGMGYLERFTSVHITGGKLVLER
- a CDS encoding ABC-F family ATP-binding cassette domain-containing protein, with amino-acid sequence MLRIDDISYSVAGRPLIENASASIPDGHKVGIVGRNGTGKTTLFRLIRGELALEGGAITLPQRARIGGVSQEVPGNEVSLIDTVLAADTERANLLAEAETASDPTRIADVQTRLSDIDAWGAEARAASILKGLGFDDKAQRQPCSAFSGGWRMRVALAAVLFSQPDLLLLDEPTNYLDLEGALWLETYLARYPHTVLIVSHDRGLLNRAVNSILHLEDKKLTLYQGAYDTFAETRAARLAALESEAKKQDARRAHLQSFVDRFRAKASKAVQAQSRLKMIAKMKPITTPQEAALKRFTFPSPEELSPPIINIEGGSVGYDGKAVLQRLNLRIDQDDRIALLGKNGEGKSTLSKLLAGKLDLMGGKMTTSSKLRVGFFAQHQVEELHVDETPIDHIRRLRPGETPSRLRGRLGGFGIGAEQAETLVGKLSGGQKARLSLMLATIDAPHLLILDEPTNHLDIESREALVEALTAYTGAVILVSHDMHLLSLVADRLWLVKDGGVAPYEGDLESYRDMLLAGDKPAPKVKDQKPKRPSRDAITALKQEAKKCEERVEKLNIMADRLAKKLADPAMYDDDNKDEATVWQKKYSEVMNAQDRAESLWMRALEKLERATA
- the sucD gene encoding succinate--CoA ligase subunit alpha, with the translated sequence MAILIDKTSKVLVTGLTGRIGSFHAQEMRDYGTNVVGGVTPGKGGVLHGGLPVFNTVKGAVAETGATLAICFVPPPFAADSIMEAADAGIETCVCIADGIPTQDMIRVKRYMRRYKEARRMRLIGPNCAGIITPGQAFAGLMPPSIYLEGRVGIVGRSGTLGYEAASQMKARGIGVSSSIGIGGDPINGSSFRDILELFENDPETDAVVMVGEIGGPQEAEAAEYIRDHMTKPVAAYIAGLSAPKGRRMGHAGAIVSAFGESAQEKVEILSGAGVNIVPTPSAFGEIVEKMLS
- a CDS encoding DNA polymerase III subunit chi, encoding MGAAYFYHLTRAPLEVTLAMLLDKARGAGWRVAVRGVDPAQMDKLDEALWTTGGDESFLPHGRAGQPYEADQPILLTTLADMPNGASCLMTVAGAEVAPDEVSRLDRVCVIFDGNDDAAVAHARTQWKALTDAGCTAQYWSEESGKWEKKAEKEATG